Genomic window (Bacteroidota bacterium):
ATTAATCCGAAGAAAATGAAACCTTTATAAGGAATATGCTCCTCATATAGTCCTTTAATCGTAGGTTGAATAATACGCTGCTCTACCTTACCCATGAAATCTTTATCAGCAAACGAAACAGGAGAAACAGAACCCATGCCTCCAGTGTTTAATCCCGTATCGCCCTCTCCTACCCGCTTGTAATCTTTAGCTTCGGGCAAGAGTTTATAAGATTTCCCGTCGGTAAGTACAAAAACAGACAGTTCAATACCTTTCAGAAATTCCTCAATAACAACGGTATTACCGGCTTCTCCGAATTTTCCTTCAAACATTTTGGCCAGTTCTGTCTTTGCTTCAGAAATTGAGTTCAAAATCAATACCCCTGTCCCTGCAGCCAGACCATCGGCTTTCAGGACATAAGGAGGTTTCAATTCAGACAAAAATTCAAAAGCCTCATCCATCTCCTCTTTCTTAAAGCTTTTATAGCGGGCAGTGGGAATATCGTGCCTTCCCATAAATTCTTTGGCAAATTTCTTGCTCCCTTCAAGCTTTGCACCAGCCTTTTGAGGGCCAATCACGGCGATGTGCCTTAATTTTTCCTCAGATAAAAAATAATCATGAATCCCGTTCACCAATGGATCTTCCGGCCCTACCACCAACATATCAACCTGATGCTCCACAGCAAATTTCCCAATAGCATCAAAATTGTCAACGGGGATATTCACGTTTTCACCTAATGCAGCTGTGCCCGCATTACCCGGAGCAATGTACAGTTTGTTCAATAAACTGCTTTGGGTTATTTTCCAGGCCATAGCATGTTCCCGGCCACCTGAACCAATAAGGAGTATATTCATGATCAATGAAATTATCTTAAATTTTTTAAACTTAACAGAAAAATTGATAGGGCGAAATTACGCAAAAAATAATTTTGCCTCAGTTAAATACCCTTCTTTATTTTTTTGCTACTTTGCGAAATTGAAAAAACGCTGATTAAAAATGGAATATACTATATTAATTGATAGTTTCCACCCTTAATTCCAACGTAAA
Coding sequences:
- the purD gene encoding phosphoribosylamine--glycine ligase, whose amino-acid sequence is MNILLIGSGGREHAMAWKITQSSLLNKLYIAPGNAGTAALGENVNIPVDNFDAIGKFAVEHQVDMLVVGPEDPLVNGIHDYFLSEEKLRHIAVIGPQKAGAKLEGSKKFAKEFMGRHDIPTARYKSFKKEEMDEAFEFLSELKPPYVLKADGLAAGTGVLILNSISEAKTELAKMFEGKFGEAGNTVVIEEFLKGIELSVFVLTDGKSYKLLPEAKDYKRVGEGDTGLNTGGMGSVSPVSFADKDFMGKVEQRIIQPTIKGLYEEHIPYKGFIFFGLINVEGNPYVIEYNVRMGDPETEVVMPRLKSDLVELFIGLAQGKLEEKKCEADSRFATAVMLTSGGYPGPYQKGKEIMGLENVKDSLVFHAGTKLQDGKILTNGGRVLAITSFGDTKADGLKLSYKNADLVQFEGRYFRKDIGFDI